A single region of the Mycobacterium lentiflavum genome encodes:
- a CDS encoding potassium channel family protein, protein MRVVVMGCGRVGSSLADGLSRIGHDVAVIDRDSTAFNRLSPEFAGERVLGQGFDRDVLLKARIEETDAFAAVSSGDNSNIISARLARETFGVHRVVARIYDAKRAEVYERLGIPTIATVPWTTDRLLGLLTRDTETAKWRDPTGTVAVAEVVLHEDWAGRRATDLEQATGARVAFLIRFGTGILPEPKTVIQAGDQVYIAAISGRAAEAVAIAALPPADDIDSGAGH, encoded by the coding sequence GTGCGGGTGGTTGTAATGGGCTGCGGCCGGGTGGGCTCTTCGCTGGCCGACGGGCTGTCGCGAATTGGCCACGACGTCGCCGTGATCGACCGCGACAGCACGGCATTCAACCGGCTGAGCCCGGAGTTCGCCGGCGAGCGGGTGCTGGGCCAGGGCTTCGACCGCGATGTGCTGCTGAAGGCCCGCATCGAGGAGACCGACGCGTTCGCCGCGGTGTCCTCCGGCGACAACTCCAACATCATTTCGGCCCGGTTGGCCCGCGAGACGTTTGGCGTTCACCGGGTGGTGGCCCGGATCTACGACGCCAAGCGCGCCGAGGTCTACGAACGGCTCGGCATCCCCACGATTGCCACCGTGCCATGGACCACCGACCGGCTGCTCGGCCTGCTGACCCGCGACACTGAGACCGCCAAGTGGCGCGACCCCACCGGCACGGTCGCCGTCGCCGAGGTCGTCCTGCACGAGGACTGGGCGGGTCGCCGCGCCACCGATCTCGAGCAGGCCACCGGTGCTCGCGTCGCGTTTCTGATCCGGTTCGGCACCGGCATCCTGCCCGAGCCCAAGACGGTCATCCAGGCGGGCGATCAGGTCTACATCGCCGCGATCTCCGGCCGCGCAGCCGAGGCCGTAGCGATCGCCGCCCTGCCGCCCGCCGACGACATCGATTCGGGGGCGGGGCATTGA
- a CDS encoding DUF3159 domain-containing protein: MTLPGNTSRRINPERLLSQLGGVSGLVYSSLPVVAFVASSSLLGLVPAIGVALGLAALVLVWRLLRRESTQPAFSGFIGVAVCALIAYVVGASKGYFLLGIWMSLVWAVVFAVSVVIRRPLVGYAWSWATGRDRAWREVSRAVYAFDIATLCWTLVFAARFVVQRLLYDADQTGWLAAARLGMGWPLTAAAAVVTYGAIRAAQRAMAGADAVGPAAVPIDADTVGD, translated from the coding sequence CGTCTCGCCGCATCAACCCAGAACGCCTGCTGAGCCAGCTGGGCGGGGTGAGCGGTCTCGTCTACTCGTCGCTGCCCGTCGTGGCCTTCGTGGCCTCGTCCAGCCTGCTGGGCCTGGTGCCCGCGATCGGGGTCGCGCTGGGACTGGCCGCACTCGTCTTGGTGTGGCGGCTGCTTCGCCGCGAATCCACGCAGCCGGCCTTCTCCGGGTTCATCGGAGTCGCGGTCTGCGCGCTGATCGCCTACGTCGTCGGAGCCTCCAAGGGGTACTTCCTGCTCGGCATCTGGATGTCGCTGGTGTGGGCCGTGGTCTTCGCGGTGTCCGTGGTGATCCGCCGGCCGCTGGTCGGCTACGCCTGGAGCTGGGCCACCGGTCGCGACCGCGCCTGGCGCGAGGTGTCCCGGGCCGTCTACGCGTTCGACATCGCCACGCTGTGCTGGACGCTGGTCTTCGCCGCCCGATTCGTGGTGCAGCGACTGCTCTACGACGCCGACCAGACCGGCTGGCTGGCGGCGGCGCGCCTCGGGATGGGCTGGCCGCTGACCGCGGCCGCCGCGGTGGTGACCTACGGGGCGATCAGGGCCGCGCAGCGCGCGATGGCCGGCGCCGATGCCGTCGGTCCGGCCGCCGTGCCGATCGACGCCGACACCGTCGGCGACTAG
- a CDS encoding potassium channel family protein — translation MKVAIAGAGAVGRSVARELIENNHDITLIERNPDHVDVDAIPAAHWRLGDACELSLLESVHLEDFDVVVAATGDDKANVVLSLLAKTEFAVPRVVARVNDPRNEWLFTDAWGVDVAVSTPRMLASLIEEAVAVGDLVRLMEFRRGQANLVEITLPDDTPWGGKPVRRLELPRDAALVTILRGPRVIVPEADEPLEGGDELLFVAVTEVEEDLRKLVLPAAAPPES, via the coding sequence ATGAAGGTAGCTATCGCCGGGGCGGGGGCGGTCGGCCGCTCGGTCGCCCGCGAGCTGATCGAGAACAACCACGACATCACCCTGATCGAACGCAACCCCGACCACGTCGACGTCGACGCGATCCCGGCCGCGCACTGGCGTCTCGGCGACGCCTGCGAACTGAGCCTGCTGGAATCGGTCCACCTCGAGGATTTCGACGTGGTGGTCGCCGCGACCGGCGACGACAAAGCCAACGTTGTGCTGTCCCTGCTGGCCAAGACCGAGTTCGCGGTGCCCCGGGTGGTGGCCCGGGTCAACGACCCGCGCAACGAATGGCTGTTCACCGACGCCTGGGGTGTCGATGTGGCGGTGTCCACCCCGCGCATGCTGGCGTCGCTGATCGAAGAAGCCGTCGCCGTGGGCGATTTGGTGCGCCTGATGGAATTCCGCCGGGGTCAGGCCAACCTGGTCGAGATCACCCTGCCCGACGACACGCCCTGGGGCGGCAAGCCGGTCCGCCGGCTCGAGCTGCCCCGCGATGCCGCGCTGGTGACCATCCTGCGCGGGCCACGCGTGATCGTCCCGGAAGCCGACGAGCCACTGGAAGGCGGCGACGAGTTGCTCTTCGTCGCCGTCACCGAGGTCGAAGAGGACCTGCGTAAGCTGGTGCTGCCGGCGGCTGCGCCGCCCGAGAGCTAG